A region from the Sorex araneus isolate mSorAra2 chromosome 6, mSorAra2.pri, whole genome shotgun sequence genome encodes:
- the LOC129406092 gene encoding secretoglobin family 1D member 2-like: MKLSLCALLVALALCCYQTDAAIICPALAGQLSTFILAPENVLKVYMAQFHAPKAAEDAALRWKACYNEALPLEKRKLILGTLVNIVAACKKE; this comes from the exons ATGAAGCTGTCCCTGTGTGCCCTGCTGGTCGCTCTGGCCCTTTGCTGCTACCAGA CTGACGCAGCCATAATTTGCCCAGCCCTTGCGGGACAACTGAGTACATTTATCCTCGCCCCAGAAAATGTCTTGAAAGTATACATGGCTCAATTTCATGCCCCTAAGGCTGCTGAGGATGCCGCGTTGCGTTGGAAGGCCTGCTACAATGAAGCCCTGCCCCTTGAAAAGAGAAAGCTAATTCTAGGAACTttg GTGAACATTGTTGCGGCCtgcaagaaagaataa
- the LOC129406089 gene encoding mammaglobin-A-like: MKLLTVLMLAALPLFCYAGTGCKLVKDVIDWTIDGSLSPEAYVEHLAPYVADDNGATAQALMTMKECFNNQTADTQANVAVMMETIYTSPQCKFFK; encoded by the exons ATGAAGCTGCTGACAGTCCTCATGCTCGCGGCCCTCCCCCTTTTCTGCTATGCAG GTACTGGATGCAAACTCGTCAAGGACGTGATTGACTGGACAATcgatggttccttgagcccagaAGCCTACGTAGAGCACCTTGCACCATACGTGGCAGACGACAATGGCGCCACTGCCCAGGCTCTAATGACCATGAAGGAATGTTTTAATAATCAGACAGCAGACACCCAGGCCAACGTAGCTGTCATGATG gaaaCAATATATACCAGTCCTcagtgtaaattttttaaataa